The following proteins are encoded in a genomic region of Leptospira wolbachii serovar Codice str. CDC:
- a CDS encoding SH3 domain-containing protein produces MKSGPLLKKFRRGLVSSRFGFFFLLTSDIFSFVGQVVFFSLLFGSLVAAPTIQEKTKQIKPSELLKRDSSSVIVIPVIGLNLHLFADQKSDVLRKLKFGEPVSYDKDSLESPKEDWIPVKLEDGLSGFIKRSVVRSVPTKQYLSTLLFEAERMVLSKNVDFTDKQEITDTIFQISGSGKYTGDDFIFIRAKAGFFLKKTVDLMNEKGIKPDNDPATLEFLKRHQTKLLYDYASGKYYVDSNYFWKLLESYPKTKHSDYAGYLASESMPAVECGTDLKCRLEEMRKGKLRYIYLFPTGNYVNLYTKDLVANLHSMTKDPDSIPCFSPVGEGIKSEIGQMIRYASEVGPREKKQILPHLQILKKECFR; encoded by the coding sequence ATGAAATCCGGCCCTTTACTTAAAAAATTTCGTAGAGGGTTGGTGTCTTCTCGTTTTGGATTTTTCTTTCTATTGACTTCCGACATATTTTCTTTTGTCGGACAGGTTGTATTTTTTTCATTATTGTTTGGTTCGCTTGTGGCAGCACCCACGATTCAGGAAAAAACCAAACAGATAAAACCTTCTGAACTTCTGAAACGGGATTCTAGTTCTGTAATTGTGATTCCCGTGATTGGACTAAACTTACATTTGTTTGCTGACCAGAAAAGTGATGTTCTTCGCAAACTCAAGTTTGGTGAACCTGTTTCTTATGATAAAGATTCTCTTGAAAGTCCCAAAGAGGACTGGATTCCGGTTAAGTTAGAAGATGGACTTTCTGGGTTTATCAAACGGTCGGTGGTGCGTTCTGTTCCAACGAAACAATATCTGTCTACTTTGTTATTTGAAGCCGAACGAATGGTTCTCTCGAAAAACGTTGATTTTACGGACAAACAAGAAATCACCGATACTATCTTTCAAATTTCCGGTTCTGGGAAATATACCGGTGATGACTTTATTTTCATTCGTGCGAAGGCTGGATTTTTTTTAAAGAAAACCGTGGATCTGATGAACGAAAAAGGGATCAAACCTGACAACGATCCTGCCACTCTGGAATTTTTAAAACGCCACCAAACCAAGTTATTATATGATTATGCTTCCGGAAAATACTACGTGGATTCTAATTACTTCTGGAAGTTACTTGAGTCCTATCCCAAAACAAAACATTCAGATTACGCAGGTTATCTGGCCTCAGAAAGTATGCCGGCAGTAGAATGCGGAACTGATTTGAAATGTCGATTGGAAGAAATGCGTAAGGGAAAACTGCGTTATATTTATTTATTTCCTACAGGCAATTATGTAAATTTATACACAAAAGACTTGGTGGCAAATTTGCATTCCATGACAAAGGATCCGGATTCCATTCCTTGTTTTTCTCCTGTGGGAGAAGGAATTAAATCTGAGATAGGCCAAATGATTCGGTATGCGTCAGAAGTGGGCCCTAGGGAAAAAAAACAAATCCTTCCTCATTTGCAAATTCTAAAGAAGGAATGTTTTCGGTAA
- a CDS encoding alpha/beta hydrolase yields MKKIFSIFIIFLTFFLLGAGYYFSSSIISFPVSNLEEDKTKLNINSFTDFGLPEPESVRFQNGSLRLRGWYFKNPKKKKCGVVLLHGHGRTRYGVLKYAPLFWKRGCSLFTYDARRHGESAGEYGTYGYYEKHDLERAMEFFSEISTVPEEEIGIFGASFGAATALQYAEGRSDFAFVIADSPFMDMRSIVEKRAVDIYSPLVLFLSPVALSIAEVRADFLVDEVSPKKAAKFISIPVLLIHSKEDEVTPVAHSEEIFQNLKSNRKQLMVTDWGALHCKSIDTRFTEYESIVNSFLKEKTTFPK; encoded by the coding sequence ATGAAAAAGATTTTTAGTATATTTATAATATTTCTCACCTTTTTTTTGCTAGGCGCAGGTTATTACTTTTCCTCTTCTATTATCTCCTTTCCTGTCTCCAACTTAGAGGAAGATAAGACGAAATTAAATATTAATTCCTTTACTGATTTTGGGCTTCCCGAACCAGAATCCGTTCGATTTCAAAATGGAAGTCTGCGGCTTCGTGGTTGGTATTTCAAAAATCCTAAAAAGAAAAAATGTGGTGTAGTTTTGCTCCATGGACATGGAAGGACCCGTTATGGTGTTCTCAAGTATGCACCTTTATTTTGGAAACGAGGATGCAGTTTATTTACTTATGACGCTCGCCGGCATGGTGAAAGTGCGGGAGAATACGGAACGTACGGGTATTACGAAAAACATGATTTGGAACGTGCGATGGAATTTTTTTCTGAGATTAGTACTGTTCCCGAAGAAGAGATCGGTATTTTTGGTGCTTCGTTTGGGGCAGCTACAGCCTTACAATACGCAGAAGGACGAAGCGACTTTGCCTTTGTGATTGCGGACTCTCCGTTTATGGATATGCGTTCGATTGTGGAAAAACGTGCTGTCGATATTTACTCCCCATTGGTTCTATTTCTTTCTCCTGTCGCTCTGTCTATTGCGGAGGTGAGGGCGGACTTTCTTGTGGACGAAGTGTCTCCCAAAAAAGCGGCAAAATTCATTTCTATACCGGTCCTTCTCATCCATTCTAAGGAGGATGAGGTAACTCCAGTTGCTCATTCCGAAGAGATTTTCCAAAATTTAAAATCAAATCGTAAACAACTAATGGTTACAGATTGGGGCGCCCTTCATTGTAAGTCGATAGATACACGTTTTACTGAATATGAATCGATAGTGAATTCTTTTCTAAAAGAAAAGACAACTTTTCCCAAATGA
- a CDS encoding alpha/beta fold hydrolase: protein MKLSFKLYPFSPTSENQKSIGEIVILHGLFGSSKNWVTVAKALSEFGSVYTLDQRNHGDSPHANEHSIKLMSEDLEEFLSDHQIQNPILLGHSMGGLVAMYFDFTHQGVLKTLIVQDIAPRSYPFVYEKEIASMSFPLGGFSSRTDIDTEMAKYLPDTFIRQFLQMSLERLDSGEYRWKLNVSGLNQARRVFDHPFPEVIHSDTRVLFIVGGASEYITKDDLILIEKFFTNVKIKTIPFGGHYIHFTHQKEYLEILNKEVLLNS from the coding sequence TTGAAATTAAGTTTTAAACTTTATCCCTTTTCGCCAACTTCAGAAAATCAGAAATCCATCGGTGAGATCGTCATCTTACATGGGTTATTTGGTTCTTCGAAAAACTGGGTTACGGTGGCTAAGGCCCTCTCTGAATTTGGATCCGTTTATACCCTGGACCAAAGAAACCATGGAGATTCTCCTCACGCAAACGAACACTCCATAAAACTTATGTCCGAAGATTTGGAAGAATTCCTATCGGATCACCAAATTCAAAATCCTATTCTACTCGGACATTCAATGGGTGGACTTGTGGCTATGTATTTTGATTTTACTCATCAGGGTGTTTTAAAAACTTTAATCGTCCAGGACATCGCACCTAGGTCTTATCCCTTCGTTTATGAGAAAGAAATCGCTTCAATGTCCTTTCCGCTTGGTGGATTTTCTTCACGAACGGACATTGATACAGAGATGGCAAAATATCTACCGGACACGTTTATCCGCCAATTTTTACAAATGAGTTTGGAGAGGTTGGATTCGGGTGAATATCGTTGGAAGCTGAATGTATCGGGACTAAACCAAGCAAGACGAGTTTTTGATCATCCTTTTCCTGAGGTAATTCATTCTGATACAAGGGTTTTGTTTATTGTGGGTGGGGCTTCGGAATATATCACAAAGGATGATTTGATTTTGATAGAAAAATTCTTCACGAATGTTAAAATCAAAACTATTCCATTCGGCGGTCATTATATCCATTTTACTCACCAGAAAGAGTATTTGGAAATTTTGAACAAAGAAGTATTATTAAATTCTTGA
- a CDS encoding Dps family protein: MKINIGIPEEERSAISESLKKLLADTYTLYQKTHSYHWNVTGPMFQTLHILFMTQYTELWNAIDPIAERIRSLGYYAPMGGWEFAKYSSITEDKEVPKAKEMIKHLVEGNEAVIRTARAAYEPAEKGNDQATLDLLTQRLDIHEKTAWMLRSLLEE; the protein is encoded by the coding sequence ATGAAAATTAATATTGGAATCCCAGAAGAAGAAAGAAGTGCTATTTCCGAGTCTTTAAAAAAACTCTTGGCGGATACGTACACTCTGTATCAAAAAACCCATAGTTACCATTGGAACGTTACAGGGCCCATGTTCCAAACTCTACATATTTTGTTTATGACTCAATACACAGAACTTTGGAATGCAATCGACCCCATTGCCGAAAGGATTAGATCCCTAGGATACTACGCTCCTATGGGTGGATGGGAATTTGCAAAGTATTCAAGTATAACAGAAGATAAGGAAGTGCCCAAAGCCAAAGAAATGATCAAACATTTGGTAGAAGGAAACGAAGCGGTGATCCGCACGGCACGCGCCGCTTACGAGCCTGCAGAAAAAGGAAACGATCAAGCCACATTGGATCTACTCACACAAAGACTCGACATACATGAAAAAACCGCTTGGATGTTGCGATCGTTACTAGAAGAATAA
- a CDS encoding CsgG/HfaB family protein — MKLYLACLSLLLSLSFVNCRTMDAAIQYPESGKTDLGISKVAVLLFDIEEAKWGDEFTDAVSLQIAKLLPIKVIEREQLSKVVNEQSFSKTGIIDTQTAVRLGKVLGVDALIFGRGSALKKYDEKGKLIPNLVDTVSLKIVHIESGHVIVNARKKPGADWTFGRVLQYSLGLGLIWSREDILLSTSQYDVVAESLVERIVSELKK; from the coding sequence ATGAAACTATATTTAGCGTGCCTATCCCTCCTCCTTAGCCTTTCTTTTGTGAACTGTCGCACTATGGATGCTGCCATCCAATATCCTGAATCGGGAAAAACAGACCTAGGCATCTCCAAAGTTGCTGTTTTGCTTTTTGACATTGAAGAAGCAAAATGGGGGGATGAGTTCACTGATGCTGTATCTTTACAAATAGCAAAGTTACTCCCTATCAAAGTCATCGAGAGGGAACAACTTTCTAAAGTGGTGAACGAACAAAGTTTTTCAAAAACAGGAATTATCGATACGCAAACAGCCGTTCGCCTAGGGAAAGTTTTAGGTGTGGATGCACTTATCTTTGGAAGGGGATCAGCCTTAAAAAAATACGATGAAAAAGGCAAACTCATCCCCAATTTAGTAGATACAGTTTCATTAAAAATCGTTCACATTGAATCTGGCCATGTCATTGTTAATGCTCGTAAAAAACCAGGGGCCGATTGGACTTTTGGTCGAGTTTTACAATATAGTTTGGGGCTCGGACTCATTTGGAGTCGAGAGGACATTCTACTCTCAACCAGCCAATACGACGTTGTAGCAGAAAGTTTGGTGGAACGTATTGTTTCAGAATTAAAGAAATAA